Proteins from a genomic interval of Benincasa hispida cultivar B227 chromosome 7, ASM972705v1, whole genome shotgun sequence:
- the LOC120081894 gene encoding putative clathrin assembly protein At1g25240 encodes MKLWRKAAGAIKDRNSIWMASLSRRTPYRHPDLEAAIIRATSHDGAKIDYTNARRVFEWIKTSPIYLKPLAWGLSSRMEKTRSWVVALKGLMLIHGIFCCQVPSVQRIGRLPFDLSSFKDGHSSPSKTWGYDAFVRSYYAYLDQKSAFISSETKNFKKGLKPSLLEELIKLQSWQSMLDMLLQVRPLDENMKGDLVLEAMNNLVIEVFDVYSRICNGIAQALLKIYALPAKTEATMALRVVQKAATQVEELCQYLEVCREMGVLKASDVPKLEKIPEEDIKELEQIINGSVNNNKNRKRKNDEVIEEEKKKENNNKGGDQIMSEIRKKGPNKRVLKTVITDKWEIFDGDCSSRTTLQDQHHFPSCSSSLLSVVSLPNYKQDLPDLITF; translated from the exons ATGAAGCTATGGCGAAAGGCTGCCGGAGCAATCAAAGACCGAAATAGCATTTGGATGGCCAGCCTTTCCCGCCGCACGCCATACCGCCACCCCGACCTTGAGGCAGCAATCATTCGAGCCACCAGCCATGACGGCGCTAAAATCGACTACACCAATGCCCGCCGCGTGTTCGAATGGATCAAAACCTCTCCAATCTACCTCAAGCCTCTCGCATGGGGCCTCTCATCCCGAATGGAAAAAACTCGAAGTTGGGTTGTTGCCCTAAAGGGTCTTATGCTCATCCATGGAATTTTTTGTTGCCAAGTACCGTCGGTCCAGCGGATCGGACGGTTGCCATTCGACCTCTCAAGTTTTAAAGATGGTCATTCAAGTCCTTCCAAGACTTGGGGTTATGATGCGTTTGTGAGAAGCTATTATGCATATTTGGATCAGAAGTCAGCGTTTATATCTTCTGAGACTAAGAATTTTAAGAAAGGATTGAAACCCTCATTGTTGGAAGAGTTGATTAAGCTTCAAAGTTGGCAGTCTATGTTGGATATGTTGCTTCAAGTTCGACCATTGGATGAGAATATGAAG GGTGATTTAGTCTTGGAGGCGATGAACAATCTCGTCATAGAAGTATTTGACGTTTACAGCCGAATATGCAACGGAATAGCTCAAGCTCTATTGAAAATTTACGCATTACCGGCGAAAACCGAAGCGACGATGGCGCTTCGTGTTGTCCAAAAAGCAGCAACCCAAGTTGAAGAATTGTGTCAATATCTTGAGGTATGTAGAGAAATGGGTGTTCTGAAGGCATCTGATGTcccaaaattggagaaaatccCAGAAGAAGATATTAAAGAGCTTGAGCAAATCATCAATGGAAGtgtaaataacaataaaaataggaaaagaaaaaatgatgaagttattgaagaagagaaaaaaaaggagaataaTAACAAAGGAGGAGATCAAATAATGagtgaaattagaaaaaaaggGCCAAATAAAAGGGTTTTGAAGACTGTGATTACTGACAAATGGGAGATATTTGATGGAGATTGTTCATCAAGAACTACTTTACAAGATCAACACCATTTTCCAAGCTGTTCTTCTTCGCTTTTGAGTGTTGTTTCTCTACCAAATTATAAACAAGATTTACCTGATTTGATCACTTTCTAG